In Kitasatospora viridis, the following are encoded in one genomic region:
- a CDS encoding ABC transporter ATP-binding protein produces the protein MSTAAVPLLQAQGLRKTYQGSGGTRTVAVDDLSFTLHAGGALGIVGESGSGKTTTARMLVGMEQPDRGRIQLMGTPITARTRGRAARLARAKAVQIVFQDPYLSLDARIGIGAMLADVLRLHGCSDAAVRAERVRELLSQVGLGEREAAALPRRLSGGQRQRAAIARALAVEPAVLVLDEAVSALDVSVQAQVLNLLCDIRRSTGIGLVFVSHDLAVIRYVCDEALVMYRGRTVEHRPVPDLLAAPEHPYTRLLLSSVPHPGWDPDLIGRRRRDLLPDRAAG, from the coding sequence TTGAGCACCGCAGCGGTCCCGCTCCTACAGGCCCAGGGCCTGCGCAAGACCTACCAGGGCAGCGGCGGCACCCGCACCGTCGCCGTCGACGACCTCTCCTTCACGCTGCACGCCGGCGGGGCCCTCGGCATCGTCGGCGAGTCCGGTTCCGGCAAGACCACCACCGCGCGGATGCTGGTCGGCATGGAACAGCCCGACCGGGGGCGGATCCAGCTCATGGGCACCCCGATCACGGCGCGGACCCGCGGCCGTGCCGCCCGGCTGGCCCGCGCCAAGGCCGTGCAGATCGTCTTCCAGGACCCGTACCTCTCGCTGGACGCCCGGATCGGCATCGGGGCCATGCTGGCCGACGTGCTGCGCCTGCACGGCTGCTCCGACGCCGCGGTGCGGGCCGAGCGGGTGCGCGAACTGCTGTCCCAGGTGGGCCTGGGGGAGCGCGAGGCGGCCGCGCTGCCCCGCCGGCTGTCCGGTGGGCAACGTCAACGGGCGGCGATCGCCCGGGCGTTGGCGGTCGAGCCGGCCGTCCTGGTGCTGGACGAGGCGGTCTCGGCGCTGGACGTCTCGGTGCAGGCACAGGTCCTCAACCTGCTCTGCGACATCCGCCGGAGCACCGGCATCGGCCTGGTCTTCGTCAGCCACGACCTGGCGGTGATCCGCTACGTCTGCGACGAGGCCCTGGTGATGTACCGGGGCCGGACGGTGGAGCACCGGCCCGTCCCCGACCTGCTCGCCGCACCCGAACACCCCTACACCCGCCTGCTGCTGTCCTCCGTCCCGCATCCGGGCTGGGATCCCGACCTGATCGGCCGCCGGCGCCGCGACCTCCTGCCGGACCGGGCCGCGGGCTGA
- a CDS encoding phosphatidylinositol-specific phospholipase C domain-containing protein, which translates to MSVLSALARPVRRAGVLLAAVACVLPFTAGSSTAADTGGLSLAAGTSVGIHNTYDDTAQFPYLAEALDTGAELVELDTWVDPFTHEWKVSHANPLGNDNNCVDASTPADLYQGGANKDLGSCLDDIRVWLAAHPGHPPIMVKLEMKAGFDATIGLGPTELDALVQAHLGADVYRPADLLGGYPTLDAAARAGNWPTRSALAGKVVLEAIPGTFEMNNPFDHLWTDTEYAQHLAALQAAGTLGQAQIFPSVLGAASGDPRTRYPDASLRPWFVVFDGDAHAFVDGGIDTSWYDTNHYLLVMTDAQNVDPALSDTAPSQADALARVARLAAAHASFVSCDWTGLPAVLSEQLTRG; encoded by the coding sequence GTGTCCGTCCTGTCCGCCCTCGCCCGCCCGGTCCGCCGGGCGGGCGTCCTGCTGGCCGCCGTGGCCTGCGTGCTGCCGTTCACCGCCGGGTCGTCCACCGCGGCCGACACCGGTGGGCTCTCGCTCGCGGCCGGCACCTCGGTCGGCATCCACAACACCTACGACGACACCGCCCAGTTCCCCTACCTCGCCGAGGCGTTGGACACCGGGGCCGAACTGGTCGAGCTGGACACCTGGGTGGATCCCTTCACCCACGAGTGGAAGGTCAGCCACGCCAACCCGCTCGGCAACGACAACAACTGCGTCGACGCGTCCACGCCCGCCGACCTCTACCAGGGAGGCGCCAACAAGGACCTGGGCAGCTGCCTGGACGACATCCGGGTCTGGCTCGCGGCCCACCCCGGACACCCGCCGATCATGGTCAAGCTGGAGATGAAGGCAGGGTTCGACGCCACGATCGGCCTGGGCCCCACCGAGTTGGACGCGCTCGTCCAGGCGCACCTGGGCGCGGACGTCTACCGCCCGGCCGACCTGCTGGGCGGCTACCCGACGCTCGACGCGGCGGCGCGGGCCGGGAACTGGCCGACCCGCTCGGCCCTGGCCGGCAAGGTGGTCCTGGAGGCGATCCCGGGGACCTTCGAGATGAACAACCCCTTCGACCACCTGTGGACCGACACCGAGTACGCCCAGCACCTGGCCGCGCTCCAGGCGGCAGGCACCCTCGGCCAGGCGCAGATCTTCCCCTCGGTGCTCGGCGCGGCCTCCGGTGACCCGCGCACCCGCTACCCCGACGCCTCGCTGCGCCCGTGGTTCGTCGTCTTCGACGGCGATGCCCACGCCTTCGTCGACGGCGGCATCGACACCTCGTGGTACGACACCAACCACTACCTGCTGGTGATGACCGACGCCCAGAACGTGGACCCGGCGCTCTCGGACACCGCACCGAGCCAGGCCGACGCCCTCGCCCGGGTGGCCCGCCTCGCAGCCGCGCACGCCTCGTTCGTCTCCTGCGACTGGACGGGCCTGCCGGC